The Paenibacillus tianjinensis genome has a window encoding:
- a CDS encoding phage tail tape measure protein — MNKIIVDMLNDYGISLKDENGQSRDVKAIFNEISELWVNLNKEEQIEVLAALIEEQ, encoded by the coding sequence ATGAATAAAATCATAGTAGATATGCTGAATGATTACGGTATTAGTCTCAAAGACGAAAACGGCCAATCCCGTGATGTAAAAGCAATCTTCAATGAGATTTCTGAACTTTGGGTTAACCTTAATAAAGAGGAACAGATTGAAGTATTGGCTGCACTGATCGAAGAACAATAA
- a CDS encoding single-stranded-DNA-specific exonuclease RecJ family protein produces the protein MNTNYSNKLDDLPGFALMADMMSMMELENRYYAKQSLKNLHHAGLKALFQAMNFDLANLSATDFLYGVSPAVTAATRADNIKLAIDFLMCVDDSDDIKGLTKELIKANERRKEVQAEALQALKPLFDESNKVVIVVDSSLGAGMNGLVAQELSKTFNRPAIVLGVSDDGDMLKGSFRGLEDFSMLELLDNCENTIYAAGHDAAGGVQLLKTNLEQLQQELNDKLSDFEADDSLYYDLEFNLSDVNESLINYLNEFYRITGNKFKQGKFLIKGLFVSDKKLMGKSANTVKVDCDKIQLMKFKTDEEYFNSVPVFSEIEAIGSLNINVWKVYKPKFKVTKTLQLFIDDYREII, from the coding sequence ATGAATACAAATTATTCGAATAAGCTCGATGATCTTCCTGGATTTGCACTCATGGCTGATATGATGTCGATGATGGAATTAGAGAACAGATACTATGCAAAGCAGTCATTGAAGAACCTACATCATGCTGGACTTAAGGCATTGTTTCAAGCAATGAACTTCGATTTAGCAAATCTATCCGCAACAGACTTTCTATACGGTGTGAGTCCTGCTGTAACGGCTGCCACAAGAGCAGATAATATCAAGCTGGCAATTGACTTTCTGATGTGTGTTGACGACTCAGACGACATCAAGGGACTTACTAAAGAGTTGATTAAGGCCAATGAGAGACGCAAAGAGGTTCAGGCTGAAGCTTTACAAGCATTGAAGCCACTCTTTGATGAATCGAATAAGGTTGTAATCGTAGTAGATTCATCATTGGGAGCCGGGATGAATGGATTGGTGGCGCAAGAGCTGTCCAAGACATTCAATAGACCAGCAATTGTACTTGGTGTTAGTGATGATGGAGATATGTTGAAAGGAAGTTTCCGTGGATTAGAGGATTTCTCAATGCTAGAGCTACTGGATAATTGTGAAAACACAATTTATGCTGCTGGACACGATGCTGCTGGAGGCGTTCAGTTACTTAAAACAAATTTAGAACAACTCCAACAAGAACTGAATGATAAGCTGTCTGACTTTGAAGCAGATGACTCTCTGTATTACGATTTAGAATTCAACTTGTCAGATGTAAATGAGAGCCTAATTAATTATTTAAATGAGTTTTACCGGATTACGGGCAACAAATTCAAACAAGGTAAGTTCCTCATCAAAGGCTTATTCGTTTCAGATAAAAAGCTTATGGGCAAATCAGCAAACACAGTTAAGGTTGATTGTGATAAGATTCAACTTATGAAGTTCAAAACTGACGAAGAATACTTTAACTCTGTCCCGGTCTTTTCAGAAATTGAAGCTATTGGTTCACTTAATATTAATGTGTGGAAAGTTTATAAACCCAAGTTTAAAGTGACTAAAACACTGCAATTGTTCATTGATGATTACCGAGAAATTATTTAA
- a CDS encoding metallophosphoesterase family protein: protein MTIDYLQRGEIHIRTLVISDIHGCYLQFDAMLKQIKYNPDNDKLILLGDYVDRGLYSKDVVTKVIQLAKDYGVIALKGNHDDLMVDAFRNRGDSLWINNGGIMTTQSYAGYDFLEEGFDWDEHLRMKSLILKNYPNHIDFLENLPLYYEDDKHIYVHAGINPEINDWKQQSEEDFLWIREDFYNNPTRESKTIVFGHTPTIYLHKSNNIWFGKGKHKGKIGIDGGCFHSSGQLNCLEISEDGKYKEHVIRKR from the coding sequence ATAACAATAGACTACCTACAGAGAGGAGAGATACATATCAGAACGTTAGTTATCTCGGATATTCACGGATGCTATTTACAATTTGATGCCATGTTGAAGCAGATTAAATACAATCCTGATAATGATAAACTAATCTTACTGGGAGACTATGTAGATAGAGGATTGTACAGTAAAGATGTTGTCACTAAAGTCATTCAATTGGCTAAAGATTACGGTGTAATCGCTCTTAAAGGAAATCATGATGATTTAATGGTGGATGCCTTTAGGAATCGAGGAGATTCACTATGGATTAATAATGGCGGAATCATGACTACTCAAAGTTATGCCGGATATGATTTTCTAGAAGAAGGATTCGACTGGGATGAACATCTAAGAATGAAGTCACTGATACTTAAAAATTATCCCAACCACATTGATTTTCTTGAAAACCTACCTCTGTATTATGAAGATGATAAACATATTTATGTTCATGCTGGAATTAATCCAGAAATAAATGATTGGAAACAGCAATCAGAAGAAGATTTCTTGTGGATTCGTGAAGATTTCTATAATAATCCTACTAGAGAAAGTAAAACGATTGTTTTCGGTCATACTCCTACAATTTATCTTCACAAAAGCAATAACATTTGGTTTGGCAAAGGTAAACATAAAGGAAAGATAGGGATTGATGGAGGGTGTTTTCATAGCTCTGGACAACTAAACTGTTTGGAGATTAGTGAGGATGGAAAATATAAAGAACATGTTATAAGGAAAAGGTAA
- a CDS encoding bis-aminopropyl spermidine synthase family protein, with amino-acid sequence MVKEVGCIMNTPITRTTKEFIKSMKEWTELKKIDLQLYSLTHTYDEDPKRKLHILVPYDYETFNAICAYIQFECSELETSFSMDQTDIIEVLTKFYDCEECLYQKELLIDEDAKNIDLYINWESHCGSGVQEVKVLKRDVMNKYFEKYIESFYQEHPNWRP; translated from the coding sequence ATGGTTAAAGAAGTCGGTTGTATCATGAATACTCCAATCACTCGCACAACAAAAGAATTTATCAAATCAATGAAAGAATGGACAGAATTAAAAAAGATTGATCTGCAACTTTACTCACTAACACATACATATGACGAAGATCCGAAAAGAAAACTTCATATTCTAGTGCCATATGATTATGAGACTTTCAATGCAATTTGTGCATACATCCAATTCGAATGCTCTGAATTAGAAACGAGTTTTTCAATGGATCAGACAGATATTATAGAAGTGCTGACAAAGTTTTATGATTGCGAAGAATGCTTATACCAAAAAGAATTATTGATAGACGAAGATGCTAAGAATATCGACCTATATATCAATTGGGAATCTCATTGTGGTTCTGGAGTTCAGGAAGTTAAAGTTTTGAAGCGTGATGTAATGAATAAATATTTCGAGAAGTATATTGAATCATTTTATCAAGAACATCCAAATTGGAGGCCATAA